A region from the Brevibacterium paucivorans genome encodes:
- a CDS encoding cytochrome c, whose protein sequence is MKLLAQRRRHPLALVVLLLVGLLVTGGAYALFTNNSTATAQQASAKDIEAGEKLFIANCKTCHGANAEGSPNGPSLIGVGASAVDFQVGTGRMPLQMHGPQGQVKKPQFSQDEIDQMAAYVASLGPGPSLPDEEYLDASKGDPAAGGGLFRTNCAMCHNVVGAGGALTRGKYAPNLSEVSEKHLYQAMQTGPQNMPIFNDANLTPEQKRDVIAYVRTVSEPPSPGGFKLGSIGPVAEGLFIWFFGLGAVVGITVWLTARAK, encoded by the coding sequence GTGAAGCTTCTAGCGCAACGCCGTCGCCACCCGCTGGCGCTGGTCGTCCTGTTGCTCGTGGGCCTGTTGGTGACCGGAGGTGCCTACGCACTCTTCACTAACAACTCAACCGCCACGGCACAGCAGGCTTCGGCCAAAGACATCGAAGCTGGTGAAAAGCTCTTCATTGCAAACTGCAAAACTTGCCACGGCGCAAATGCAGAAGGTAGCCCCAACGGACCAAGCCTCATTGGTGTAGGTGCGTCCGCTGTTGACTTCCAGGTGGGTACCGGACGTATGCCGCTTCAGATGCACGGGCCACAGGGCCAGGTGAAGAAGCCACAGTTCAGCCAGGACGAAATCGACCAGATGGCAGCTTATGTTGCTTCCCTGGGCCCTGGACCTTCGTTGCCTGACGAAGAGTACCTGGACGCTTCCAAGGGTGACCCTGCTGCTGGTGGTGGACTCTTCCGCACAAACTGCGCAATGTGCCACAACGTTGTCGGTGCCGGTGGTGCGCTGACTCGTGGTAAGTACGCGCCAAACCTGTCTGAAGTGTCCGAAAAGCACCTCTACCAGGCAATGCAGACCGGGCCTCAGAACATGCCTATCTTCAACGATGCGAACCTCACACCTGAGCAGAAGCGCGACGTTATCGCCTACGTACGTACCGTGTCTGAACCGCCGTCACCAGGTGGTTTCAAGTTGGGCTCGATTGGGCCAGTCGCCGAAGGTCTGTTTATTTGGTTCTTCGGCCTTGGAGCAGTAGTTGGGATCACTGTGTGGCTGACCGCCCGCGCTAAGTGA
- a CDS encoding cytochrome c oxidase subunit 3 — MKLPCQLGNNRPVSTATASHSAPVHPVINRPNTSTVGFIVWLGSELMFFAALFAMYFTIRSVAPEMWQEETPKLAVPFALANTTVLVISSITCQFGVHKAEHFKPARTGGIFEIGKWGMIEWYLLSFFLGAIFIGGQVFEYATLVSEGVALNSNAYGSVFYLTTGFHGLHVIGGLIAFLMVVGRAYGAKKFGHREATFAVCVSYYWHFVDVVWVALFAVIYLLH; from the coding sequence ATGAAATTACCCTGCCAACTGGGTAATAATAGGCCTGTGTCAACAGCAACTGCATCTCATTCAGCGCCAGTTCATCCAGTGATCAACCGGCCTAACACCTCAACCGTGGGGTTCATTGTTTGGCTTGGTAGTGAGCTGATGTTCTTTGCCGCGCTCTTCGCCATGTACTTCACCATTCGGTCTGTCGCGCCTGAAATGTGGCAGGAAGAAACGCCAAAACTGGCTGTTCCCTTCGCCTTGGCTAACACAACCGTCCTGGTGATCTCATCCATTACCTGTCAGTTCGGTGTTCACAAGGCCGAACACTTCAAGCCGGCACGTACCGGCGGCATCTTCGAGATTGGCAAGTGGGGAATGATCGAGTGGTACCTCCTCTCGTTCTTTCTCGGTGCAATCTTCATTGGTGGACAGGTCTTTGAGTACGCGACCCTCGTCAGTGAAGGTGTAGCCCTCAACTCGAACGCATACGGGTCGGTGTTCTACCTGACAACCGGTTTCCACGGTCTTCACGTGATCGGTGGGCTTATCGCCTTCTTGATGGTTGTCGGTCGTGCGTACGGTGCCAAGAAATTTGGTCACCGTGAAGCAACCTTTGCTGTCTGCGTGTCGTACTACTGGCACTTCGTGGACGTCGTGTGGGTTGCCCTGTTCGCAGTGATTTACCTCCTGCACTAA
- the trpD gene encoding anthranilate phosphoribosyltransferase has product MSTAQPATMSDVRNWPDLLVGLMRGVHMDADTSAWAMDQIMSGVVPDVTMASFLVAHHAKGETVDEINGLVRSMYEHAVRIDGLEDSVDIVGTGGDRAKTVNISSTASFIIAASGQRVLKHGNRATSSASGSADVLETLGLQLELGPEAATELAKRENMAFLFANVYHPSMRFIAPVRKQIAVPSAFNILGPLTNPARTKKAAIGVADPAMIDLVTGVLNNRGDQAVVFRSRDGLDELSNTDVNDVWEVRDGNITHWEFDATALGLPRVTKDDLRGGDPAFNASVMQRTLSGEHSPVRDVVLLNAAAALVAADSASEESFTERLAAKFDTVAEVVDSGAARAKLDSVVRASQDLRSAQG; this is encoded by the coding sequence ATGAGTACTGCACAACCGGCCACGATGTCTGATGTGCGCAACTGGCCGGACCTGCTTGTTGGTCTCATGCGCGGCGTTCACATGGATGCTGACACCTCGGCGTGGGCGATGGACCAAATTATGTCCGGTGTTGTCCCAGACGTCACCATGGCATCGTTCTTGGTCGCGCACCATGCAAAGGGCGAAACAGTTGACGAGATCAACGGCCTTGTCCGTTCCATGTATGAACATGCTGTGCGAATCGACGGCCTCGAAGATTCAGTGGACATCGTTGGAACCGGGGGAGACCGTGCTAAGACGGTCAATATTTCCTCGACCGCCTCTTTCATCATCGCCGCATCTGGGCAACGGGTCCTCAAACACGGAAACCGGGCAACGTCCTCGGCGTCCGGATCCGCTGACGTCCTCGAAACCCTTGGCCTTCAGCTGGAACTGGGCCCAGAAGCCGCCACGGAGCTCGCCAAGCGCGAGAACATGGCGTTCCTCTTCGCGAACGTCTATCACCCGTCGATGCGGTTCATTGCACCTGTGCGCAAGCAGATCGCTGTTCCGTCTGCTTTTAACATCCTGGGACCGCTCACCAATCCGGCACGCACTAAGAAGGCGGCTATTGGGGTTGCTGACCCTGCCATGATCGACCTCGTTACTGGGGTTCTTAACAACCGTGGCGACCAGGCAGTCGTGTTCCGTTCCCGCGACGGGCTCGACGAGCTCAGCAACACCGATGTGAACGACGTGTGGGAAGTCCGCGACGGCAATATCACGCACTGGGAGTTCGACGCTACAGCCTTGGGTTTGCCACGTGTAACAAAAGACGACCTCCGCGGCGGAGATCCAGCGTTCAACGCCTCGGTCATGCAGCGCACGCTCTCGGGTGAACATTCTCCGGTGCGTGACGTTGTGCTCCTCAACGCGGCGGCGGCGTTGGTTGCCGCTGACAGCGCCTCAGAGGAGTCGTTCACGGAACGGTTGGCAGCGAAGTTTGACACGGTCGCCGAGGTCGTTGACTCCGGGGCTGCGCGCGCCAAGTTAGATTCGGTGGTCCGTGCGTCGCAGGATCTTCGGAGCGCCCAAGGCTGA
- a CDS encoding DEDD exonuclease domain-containing protein: MNYRFDRSASRGPMTFADLGTELHDVTFTVVDLETTGANAANGDITEIGAVKSRGGEIIGEFQTLVKPTRSVISPFVERLTGITNSMVATAPELSSVIPMFLEFAHGSTLVAHNAGFDIGFLREACARLDYPWPSYSVLDTVKLARLCVTRQEVRNHKLGTLATFFNAPTPPVHRALEDARATHHILQCMFERFGALGVTTFEELQSLKPQGWKVRQSKKHLARDVPHAPGVYMFVDGSDRVLYVGSSRDMRSRVTSYFNAAESRGRMAEMVTAAQSIRTIVCPTELEARVREVRLIDELQPPYNRRSKGASRETWLKLTTERFPRLSIARTSPAPGMLALGPFRKNASARAAKDLLERMYPLKRCTAKPKRADFRPCPAGEMGKCGGPCSGVTNPQEYLNGISPVTALLEGQPQAFVDNTMDHLKQLAIHERYEEAAQARDVAISVLRAGARGEQNSSVEESGRLAVAVATDHGFDVAVVHRGLLGASEHVPWGADLGSVSHSLALTAAQFPESHRGLAEERSLIYHWAMNDGAVLLDLEEPIAQPTNGYQQALNESALGAPKILRRTDHRI; this comes from the coding sequence ATGAACTATCGTTTTGACCGCTCCGCATCTCGCGGACCCATGACGTTTGCCGATCTGGGCACCGAACTCCACGATGTGACGTTCACTGTCGTCGACCTTGAAACCACGGGCGCTAATGCGGCCAACGGTGACATCACGGAGATTGGCGCGGTCAAAAGTCGTGGAGGAGAGATAATTGGTGAGTTTCAGACGCTTGTGAAACCCACCCGTTCCGTGATTTCGCCTTTTGTTGAGCGACTGACAGGCATTACCAACTCCATGGTGGCAACGGCGCCGGAACTATCTTCTGTGATCCCAATGTTTCTAGAGTTTGCACACGGAAGTACCTTGGTTGCACACAACGCAGGGTTCGACATTGGGTTTCTTCGCGAAGCGTGTGCACGTCTTGACTATCCGTGGCCGTCGTATTCCGTGTTGGACACTGTGAAGTTGGCTAGGCTGTGCGTCACCCGGCAGGAAGTACGTAATCATAAACTTGGCACGCTCGCTACGTTCTTCAACGCGCCTACTCCCCCGGTACACCGGGCACTTGAGGACGCGCGTGCGACACACCATATTCTGCAGTGCATGTTCGAGCGCTTTGGTGCGCTGGGCGTGACCACTTTTGAAGAACTCCAAAGCCTCAAGCCACAAGGGTGGAAAGTCCGGCAGTCAAAGAAACACCTAGCTAGAGATGTGCCGCATGCACCCGGTGTGTACATGTTTGTCGACGGTTCTGATCGCGTTCTCTACGTGGGCAGTAGCCGAGACATGCGGTCACGTGTCACGTCATACTTCAATGCCGCAGAATCACGCGGACGAATGGCCGAAATGGTGACAGCTGCGCAGAGCATTCGAACAATCGTCTGTCCAACAGAGCTCGAAGCGCGGGTGCGTGAAGTCCGGTTGATTGACGAACTTCAACCTCCATATAACCGGCGTTCAAAAGGTGCATCGCGTGAGACGTGGCTCAAACTCACAACCGAAAGGTTCCCCCGTCTTTCGATAGCCCGGACGTCACCCGCACCGGGCATGCTGGCGCTAGGGCCCTTCCGCAAGAACGCGTCAGCACGTGCCGCAAAAGACCTGCTGGAACGCATGTATCCGCTCAAGCGGTGTACTGCAAAACCAAAACGTGCCGATTTTCGACCATGCCCAGCCGGAGAAATGGGTAAATGCGGTGGTCCGTGCAGCGGTGTCACGAATCCCCAGGAGTACCTGAACGGAATAAGCCCCGTAACCGCTCTCCTGGAGGGGCAACCTCAGGCGTTTGTCGACAACACTATGGACCACTTGAAACAGTTGGCAATTCATGAACGCTATGAAGAAGCGGCCCAAGCCCGAGACGTAGCCATCAGCGTCTTACGCGCGGGAGCACGCGGAGAACAAAACAGTAGCGTTGAAGAGTCGGGGCGACTCGCCGTCGCAGTAGCTACCGATCACGGGTTTGACGTAGCAGTTGTCCACCGCGGGCTCTTGGGGGCTTCAGAGCACGTCCCATGGGGAGCCGATCTGGGTAGCGTGTCCCACAGCTTGGCTCTCACCGCGGCACAGTTTCCAGAGAGCCACCGTGGGCTCGCCGAAGAGCGCTCACTGATTTACCACTGGGCCATGAACGACGGTGCCGTCCTTCTGGACTTAGAAGAGCCAATTGCTCAGCCCACCAACGGGTATCAGCAGGCTCTCAACGAGTCAGCCTTGGGCGCTCCGAAGATCCTGCGACGCACGGACCACCGAATCTAA
- a CDS encoding alpha/beta hydrolase, whose amino-acid sequence MTELTTTDSVSSPISLRGESSAAVVMLHGFTGSPYVWRDIAHRVHASTGATVSVPLLPGHGTVWTDMLDCTWEDWVDCALDEVDAALAEHDRVVVAGLSMGGTLALEALVSRPEVAAGVLVNPAVYVDSPLARFAGVLSPFITDVKSIGGDIARPGMDEYAYPRTPLSGVAQLYRGCERVRARLWSLQTPVTLMSSSTDNVVASRSSDFIARTAQNVNRVIMRESLHVATLDYDAPMIIQQIERALARDEA is encoded by the coding sequence ATGACTGAGTTAACGACAACTGATTCTGTGTCGTCCCCGATTTCCTTGCGTGGCGAATCGTCTGCCGCAGTTGTGATGCTGCACGGTTTCACCGGCTCCCCGTATGTGTGGCGCGACATAGCGCACCGCGTGCATGCGTCGACGGGTGCGACGGTGTCGGTTCCTCTTTTGCCTGGGCACGGCACGGTGTGGACAGATATGCTCGACTGCACGTGGGAAGACTGGGTTGACTGTGCGTTGGACGAAGTTGATGCTGCGCTTGCGGAACACGACCGCGTGGTTGTTGCTGGGTTGTCGATGGGTGGCACGCTGGCTTTGGAGGCGTTGGTTTCCCGGCCCGAGGTGGCTGCCGGCGTCCTGGTGAACCCGGCTGTGTACGTTGACTCACCTCTTGCGCGTTTTGCGGGTGTGCTTTCGCCGTTCATTACCGATGTGAAATCGATCGGTGGCGATATTGCACGGCCCGGCATGGATGAATACGCCTACCCGCGCACGCCGTTGAGTGGAGTAGCCCAGTTGTACCGAGGATGTGAGCGCGTGCGTGCTCGGCTCTGGTCACTGCAAACGCCGGTGACGCTGATGTCGTCTTCGACCGACAACGTGGTTGCTTCGCGGTCGAGCGACTTTATTGCGCGCACAGCACAAAACGTGAACCGTGTGATTATGCGTGAAAGTTTGCACGTGGCCACTCTGGATTATGATGCACCGATGATTATTCAGCAGATTGAACGTGCCTTGGCACGTGACGAAGCATGA
- a CDS encoding lysophospholipid acyltransferase family protein — protein sequence MFYWVLKRILVGPLLKILFRPWVRGIENIPEEGGAIIAGNHLSFMDSIFIPLIAPRPVVYLAKKDYFTGPGIKGRLVRSFFLATNQLPMDRGGGSASEASLKSGLKVLNEGKLLGIYPEGTRSPDGRLYRGRTGVARLVLESGCPVVPVALIGTDKVQPQGKMVPKLRRVGIVFGKPIDFSRYENVPEDRFLLRSITDEIMYEILRLSGQEYVDTYASTVKTRLLAEKKDAGPSS from the coding sequence GTGTTTTATTGGGTCCTCAAACGGATCTTGGTTGGTCCGTTGCTTAAGATCCTCTTCCGCCCATGGGTCCGAGGGATCGAGAACATTCCAGAAGAAGGTGGCGCGATCATCGCGGGTAACCACCTGTCCTTTATGGACTCGATTTTTATTCCGCTCATCGCGCCCCGCCCGGTTGTGTACTTGGCGAAAAAGGACTATTTCACCGGTCCTGGCATCAAAGGCCGGCTCGTGCGGTCGTTTTTCTTGGCAACGAACCAGTTGCCCATGGACCGAGGTGGTGGCTCCGCTTCCGAGGCATCGCTCAAGTCCGGTTTAAAAGTCCTCAACGAAGGCAAGTTGCTCGGTATCTATCCGGAAGGGACGCGCTCCCCAGATGGTCGCCTCTACCGAGGTCGTACCGGCGTTGCGCGTCTAGTCCTAGAGTCTGGCTGCCCAGTAGTTCCGGTGGCGCTCATCGGCACGGACAAGGTTCAGCCTCAGGGAAAAATGGTCCCCAAATTGCGTCGAGTTGGAATTGTTTTTGGTAAGCCAATCGACTTTTCACGCTACGAGAACGTACCCGAGGACCGTTTTCTCTTGCGCTCGATTACCGACGAGATCATGTACGAGATTCTGCGACTCTCCGGGCAAGAGTACGTGGATACGTATGCGTCCACAGTGAAGACACGGTTGCTGGCCGAAAAGAAGGACGCCGGCCCTAGCTCGTAA
- a CDS encoding MerR family transcriptional regulator, with protein sequence MNQSPEVAASQSREAQGLLFNDDLPELNEEIGYRGPVVANVIGITYRQLDYWARTNLVQPTIQTASGSGSTRLYSFRDILVLKIIKRLLDTGVSLNQIRVAVGSLREHGIDDLSNITLMSDGSSVFECTSPDEVIDLLQGGQGVFGISVGRVWRDVEGTLAELPSERPEAPVAPVDELALRRAAKKKIG encoded by the coding sequence GTGAACCAGAGCCCAGAAGTAGCAGCGTCCCAATCGCGCGAGGCGCAGGGACTGCTATTCAACGACGACCTACCTGAACTTAACGAGGAAATTGGGTATCGCGGACCCGTCGTCGCCAACGTTATTGGTATTACGTACCGTCAGCTCGACTACTGGGCACGAACCAACCTGGTCCAGCCGACCATTCAGACGGCATCCGGCTCAGGTTCTACGCGTCTTTACTCGTTCCGCGACATTCTGGTGCTGAAGATCATCAAGCGTCTGCTGGACACTGGCGTTTCACTCAATCAGATCCGCGTCGCTGTGGGGTCACTGCGTGAACACGGAATCGACGACCTTTCAAACATCACGCTCATGAGCGACGGCTCTTCCGTGTTTGAATGCACGTCTCCCGACGAGGTCATTGACCTCCTTCAGGGAGGCCAGGGAGTCTTTGGGATTTCGGTTGGGCGTGTATGGCGCGACGTCGAAGGAACTTTGGCTGAACTGCCCAGCGAACGCCCTGAAGCTCCTGTTGCACCTGTTGACGAACTTGCGTTGCGTCGCGCTGCTAAGAAGAAGATCGGCTAG
- a CDS encoding AAA family ATPase, which produces MLVLSVSSLKGGVGKTSVTLGLASAALSRGIPTLVVDMDPQADASTGLDVPVTTPADIADVLSAPKSKLVNQAITPSGWVEGKHGVLDVIPGSPRAAEFDRPSLSDRYLKRLREAIKRNGSKYRLVLIDCPPSLNGLTRAAWTASQRVLIVTEPGLFSVAAADRALRATDELRRRSAAKLQPLGIVVNRVRPSSREQSFRIQELKDMFGPLVLNPPLSERTVLQQAQGSARPIHEWPGKPAGELASAFDSILDRALRSMNVRGKGGTRDSSGTKPLETKTEAPLETPKSPSPEPKAKAPKKPAGAPQKPADAPKKPAEKKAAKTGKDVKTGKGSKPDTDAKLEKPKKKSKEPTQASDHNANSAGFDAMLSRKIESMKETQGRKPKH; this is translated from the coding sequence GTGCTTGTTCTTAGCGTTTCTAGTCTAAAAGGTGGGGTCGGTAAGACCTCCGTAACTCTGGGGCTCGCCTCAGCGGCGTTGAGCCGTGGCATTCCTACGCTCGTCGTGGACATGGATCCTCAGGCAGATGCTTCAACTGGGCTCGATGTTCCCGTCACTACCCCAGCTGACATTGCGGATGTTCTCTCTGCCCCCAAGAGCAAACTCGTCAACCAGGCGATCACCCCTTCTGGATGGGTTGAAGGGAAACACGGCGTACTCGACGTGATTCCCGGTTCGCCTCGGGCCGCGGAGTTTGATCGGCCCTCGCTGTCAGACCGGTATCTTAAACGTCTACGCGAGGCCATCAAACGCAATGGCTCCAAGTACCGCCTGGTACTCATCGACTGCCCTCCATCGCTCAACGGGCTCACTCGAGCTGCGTGGACAGCGAGCCAGCGAGTCCTTATCGTGACGGAACCCGGCCTGTTCTCAGTGGCCGCTGCCGACCGCGCTTTGCGAGCCACCGATGAACTTCGTCGTAGGAGTGCCGCTAAGCTTCAACCTCTGGGTATTGTCGTCAACCGTGTGCGTCCCTCATCTCGCGAACAGAGTTTCCGGATTCAAGAGCTCAAAGATATGTTTGGGCCGCTTGTCCTCAACCCGCCACTGTCGGAACGTACCGTACTTCAGCAGGCGCAGGGATCGGCACGCCCGATCCACGAATGGCCGGGTAAGCCAGCCGGTGAACTCGCGTCTGCATTTGATTCCATTCTCGACCGCGCATTGCGCAGCATGAATGTGCGCGGAAAAGGTGGAACACGCGATTCGTCCGGAACGAAGCCTCTCGAAACGAAGACTGAAGCTCCTCTGGAAACGCCGAAGTCGCCGTCGCCGGAACCGAAGGCCAAGGCTCCAAAGAAACCCGCTGGGGCCCCACAAAAGCCTGCTGACGCCCCAAAGAAGCCAGCCGAAAAGAAAGCTGCCAAAACGGGTAAGGACGTAAAAACAGGCAAGGGTTCAAAACCAGACACCGACGCAAAGCTTGAGAAACCAAAGAAGAAGTCTAAGGAACCCACTCAGGCATCCGATCACAATGCGAACTCAGCGGGATTCGACGCCATGCTTTCGCGCAAGATTGAGTCGATGAAGGAAACCCAAGGACGCAAACCAAAGCACTAG